AGCAATGTCATCTGTACAGATCACAGCCCCCAGGGGAAGTCCACCACCAAGAGGCTTTGCAAGTGCCATAATATCAGGGATGACATTGTGCTGCTCGTAGTTCCATAGTGTTCCAGTGCGGCCGGTGCCACATTGTATTTCATCAAAAACGAGTGCTATTGAATTTTTGTTTGCATATTCCCTCAGGAATTTCAGAAATTCAGTATCAGCCTTGTTGATACCGCCTTCACCTTGTAAGGGTTCAACGATTATGGCTGCAAACTTGTGGGAGTCAAGTTTCCTTTTTGTTGCCTCTGAGTCATTGAATGGAGCATAATGGAACCCCTGCACAATTGGTTCAAAACCGGAGTGAAAAGATTCCTGTGCTGTAGCGCTGAGGGCACCGTAAGTTCGTCCATGAAAACTGTTGGTAAAAGAGAGAATGTGGTATTTTTCTTCATCAATTTTTTTTGCCCATTTGCGTGAAAATTTTATCGCAGCCTCTATTGCTTCCGTTCCGCTGTTACAGAAAAAGACCTTGTCGGCGAAACTTTTTTCGATGAGTTTTGACGCCAGGTCTATCTGCGGTTGGGTATGGTAGAGGTTTGAAGTGTGGATAAGCAAAGCAGCCTGATGCTGTAGGGTTTCAATAAGGAGTGGATGAGAATGCCCCAGGGCATTAA
The genomic region above belongs to Chitinispirillum alkaliphilum and contains:
- a CDS encoding Acetylornithine aminotransferase, which encodes MKENEYNNLFVNTYKRSGPPMSGGAGVHIFDSKGKKYLDFGSGIAVNALGHSHPLLIETLQHQAALLIHTSNLYHTQPQIDLASKLIEKSFADKVFFCNSGTEAIEAAIKFSRKWAKKIDEEKYHILSFTNSFHGRTYGALSATAQESFHSGFEPIVQGFHYAPFNDSEATKRKLDSHKFAAIIVEPLQGEGGINKADTEFLKFLREYANKNSIALVFDEIQCGTGRTGTLWNYEQHNVIPDIMALAKPLGGGLPLGAVICTDDIASAITPGNHGTTFGGNPLACALGAQIIDIVSEPVFLKKVQENGKYLADKLSEAAKDYDIIEGVRGEGLLLGVRFTENPDQVIDDCKRDGLLLVKANNNTIRFMPPLTVTSEHIDEAFDIFSKAVAALNIKIACR